The nucleotide window CGTTGTCATCTAATCTAAGGTCTCTTCTAAACCAAAATATATTTACTGTTTTGCTCATATTAATATTTTCCGAAAAGCTCTTCTAGCTTTTTAGTTCGGTAATTAAAAATTTCTTCAAGTTTTGGTTTTACTAAAATAGGGTGTACCATTTGGCCTAATATTCCCATAGGAACTTTGTAGTCTACAATGTCTTCCATCTCTACACCACCTTCTATAGGTTTTATAAAATGCTTGTGGTGCCATAATGCGTAAGGACCAAAACGCTGCTCATCTACAAAATACTCTTTATCTTTAACGTGTGTTATTTCTGTAACCCATTTGGTTTTTATACCTAAAACTGGTGTAACAATATACTGAATTATTTGACCAGGAAACATTGGTCTGTCTGCACCAGATAATATATGAAATCCCATATAATCTGGTGTAATTGTTTTTAGATTTTTTGGGCTCGATAAAAATTCCCAAGCTTCGTCAACAGATATAGGGAGATTTTGTTTTGTATGTAATGTGTATATTTTCATTTTAAGATGTACTAATTGTAAAAAACAACATATGCATTTAACGATGTGGCAATGCAAAGCCAGATTAAATATGGTAATAATAGGTATTTAGCGTATTTTAACCTATCGCTTCTAAATGTTATAAAAAAATAGAAAATAATGATAAGTAATGCACTGATAACAAAGAGTCCCAATGCTGTAAAATGTTGATTGAAAAAAACCCAATTCCAACTTACATTAAGTACAACTTGTACACTAAATATCGTCCATAAAAAATTAGATTTTCTATCTTTAAACAGTTCAGCTAAATACCAAGAGAAGCAAAGCATAA belongs to Winogradskyella sp. J14-2 and includes:
- a CDS encoding SRPBCC family protein — its product is MKIYTLHTKQNLPISVDEAWEFLSSPKNLKTITPDYMGFHILSGADRPMFPGQIIQYIVTPVLGIKTKWVTEITHVKDKEYFVDEQRFGPYALWHHKHFIKPIEGGVEMEDIVDYKVPMGILGQMVHPILVKPKLEEIFNYRTKKLEELFGKY
- a CDS encoding TspO/MBR family protein produces the protein MSKIAYFILFLIINFGGLALGSWLMDNGPTSEWYLGLNKAPWTPPGWVFGVAWTLIMLCFSWYLAELFKDRKSNFLWTIFSVQVVLNVSWNWVFFNQHFTALGLFVISALLIIIFYFFITFRSDRLKYAKYLLLPYLIWLCIATSLNAYVVFYN